Proteins encoded by one window of Synechococcus sp. WH 7805:
- a CDS encoding glucose-1-phosphate adenylyltransferase — MKRVLAIILGGGAGTRLYPLTKMRAKPAVPLAGKYRLIDIPISNCINSNINKMYVLTQFNSASLNRHLSQTYNLSAGFGQGFVEVLAAQQTPESPSWFEGTADAVRKYQWLFQEWDVDEYLILSGDQLYRMDYSLFINHHRSTGADLTVAALPVDAKQAEAFGLMRTDQDGRILEFREKPKGDSLLEMAVDTSRFGLSADSAKERPYLASMGIYVFSRDTLFDLLHQNPTHKDFGKEIIPEALARGDRLKSYVFDDYWEDIGTIGAFYEANLALTQQPTPPFSFYDAEFPIYTRPRYLPPSKLVDSQITDSIIGEGSILKSCSIHHSVLGVRSRVEDDVVLQDSLLMGSDFFESSSERAVLKERGGIPLGVGKGTTVKRAILDKNARIGSNVTIVNKDHVEEADRPEHGFYIRNGIVVVVKNASIPDGTVI, encoded by the coding sequence ATGAAGCGCGTTCTGGCCATCATTCTCGGGGGAGGCGCTGGTACGCGCCTCTATCCCCTCACAAAAATGCGGGCGAAGCCTGCAGTGCCACTCGCCGGTAAATACCGACTGATTGATATTCCAATCAGTAATTGCATCAACTCAAACATCAACAAGATGTATGTGTTGACGCAATTCAACAGCGCCTCTCTCAACAGGCACCTCAGTCAGACCTACAACCTGTCAGCCGGCTTCGGTCAGGGTTTCGTGGAGGTGCTGGCTGCTCAGCAGACTCCCGAAAGTCCTTCCTGGTTTGAAGGAACAGCTGATGCTGTTCGCAAATACCAGTGGTTGTTTCAGGAGTGGGACGTTGATGAATATCTGATTCTCTCGGGTGATCAGCTGTATCGAATGGACTACAGCCTGTTCATCAATCATCACCGCAGTACCGGAGCGGACCTGACCGTTGCGGCTCTCCCCGTTGACGCCAAGCAAGCTGAAGCCTTCGGTCTGATGCGCACCGATCAGGATGGTCGCATCTTGGAATTCAGAGAGAAGCCCAAAGGTGATTCCCTCCTGGAAATGGCCGTCGATACCTCCAGATTCGGACTGAGTGCCGATTCAGCGAAGGAGCGCCCCTACCTTGCCTCGATGGGGATTTACGTCTTCAGCCGCGATACCTTGTTTGATCTGCTTCACCAGAATCCAACGCACAAGGATTTCGGCAAAGAAATTATCCCTGAAGCACTAGCACGTGGCGATCGTCTTAAGAGCTACGTCTTTGATGATTATTGGGAAGACATCGGCACAATCGGCGCGTTCTACGAAGCCAACCTGGCCTTAACGCAGCAACCAACTCCGCCGTTCAGTTTTTACGACGCTGAGTTTCCGATTTACACACGACCGCGCTACCTGCCACCCAGCAAACTGGTGGACTCTCAGATCACAGATTCAATCATCGGTGAAGGGTCCATTCTCAAATCCTGCAGCATCCACCACTCTGTACTCGGTGTAAGAAGCCGCGTTGAGGACGACGTGGTCTTACAGGATTCCTTGCTGATGGGATCAGATTTCTTCGAGTCTTCCAGCGAACGGGCTGTACTGAAGGAACGGGGGGGCATCCCGCTGGGTGTCGGAAAGGGAACAACCGTGAAACGGGCGATTCTCGACAAGAACGCGCGCATCGGTAGCAACGTCACCATCGTCAACAAGGATCACGTCGAAGAGGCGGATCGCCCTGAGCATGGTTTCTACATTCGAAACGGCATTGTCGTGGTAGTGAAGAACGCGTCCATTCCAGATGGAACGGTGATCTGA